A DNA window from Maribellus comscasis contains the following coding sequences:
- a CDS encoding RNA polymerase sigma-70 factor — translation MAAKPNALDESFLINGIKSQNKIVFDFIFHYYYSGLCAFSEKITGNGEAAEDIVQDLFVTLWTKNEQFTISSSLKNYLFTSVKNRSLDFIKREKTKAKKINVLANSTDLAENLSTYWFAESELTRVIEDCLQKLPPRCREIFVLSRFEGLKNQEIADKLEISKRTVELQISNALKNLRCKLKPFLPIFLIYFLLK, via the coding sequence TTGGCGGCTAAACCTAATGCTTTGGATGAATCTTTTCTCATAAATGGTATTAAATCTCAAAATAAAATTGTTTTCGATTTTATTTTTCACTATTACTATAGTGGTTTATGTGCTTTTTCTGAGAAAATAACAGGTAATGGGGAAGCTGCAGAAGACATTGTCCAGGATTTATTTGTAACGCTTTGGACAAAAAATGAACAATTTACAATTTCCTCTTCACTAAAAAATTATCTTTTTACCTCCGTTAAAAACCGTTCTTTAGATTTTATAAAACGCGAAAAAACGAAGGCAAAAAAAATAAATGTACTTGCAAACTCAACAGATCTTGCCGAAAATTTATCAACATATTGGTTTGCCGAATCGGAGTTAACCCGTGTTATCGAAGATTGTTTACAAAAGTTACCGCCCCGCTGCAGAGAAATTTTTGTGTTAAGTCGTTTTGAAGGGTTAAAAAACCAGGAAATCGCGGATAAACTTGAAATCTCGAAACGAACCGTTGAGCTTCAGATTAGTAATGCTCTGAAAAATTTACGCTGCAAACTAAAACCGTTCCTTCCTATTTTTCTGATATACTTTCTTTTAAAATAA
- a CDS encoding FecR family protein has product MNKSEIEEILPLYFDGNLSEEDKLKVEVWKESSDKNQKIFKESEKAWQGITLLQTMKKYDSEKALQQVNAKIKRQNKNILIIIQRIAAILILPLIISTLYFAFKKQDTSAVKDDRLFTVTSPAGMRSEYILPDGTKVYLNSKTSLSFPATFSDNLRNVTLQGEAYFEVAENKKKPFIVKTGKINIEVTGTQFKASNYSNENLTEIVLVSGSVNLFSGKYDESRENIICLQPGEKASYIVNQDRISIENVDVDKYISWKDGILMFRNDPMPQVVRRLNRWFNVDIKLTGNDLTNYVYTGTFEDESLNQILDLLKISAPIEYKIIKRHKKNDQTFSKMEIEIIQK; this is encoded by the coding sequence ATGAACAAGTCTGAAATAGAAGAAATACTGCCTTTATATTTCGACGGGAATCTATCTGAAGAAGACAAATTAAAGGTAGAAGTCTGGAAAGAATCTTCTGACAAGAATCAAAAAATATTTAAAGAATCGGAGAAAGCCTGGCAAGGAATTACACTTCTCCAAACCATGAAAAAATACGATTCTGAAAAGGCTTTGCAACAAGTAAATGCCAAAATAAAGCGACAAAACAAAAACATTCTCATAATCATTCAAAGAATAGCGGCAATTCTGATTCTTCCGTTAATAATCTCAACATTATATTTTGCCTTCAAAAAACAAGACACTTCAGCGGTAAAAGACGACCGGTTATTTACAGTAACCTCACCGGCAGGAATGCGTTCTGAATATATCCTTCCTGATGGTACAAAAGTTTATCTGAATTCAAAAACGAGCCTTAGTTTTCCGGCTACTTTTAGCGACAATTTGCGTAACGTAACGTTACAGGGAGAAGCGTATTTTGAGGTTGCTGAAAACAAAAAAAAGCCATTTATTGTCAAAACGGGAAAAATTAACATTGAGGTAACAGGAACTCAATTTAAAGCGTCCAACTATTCAAATGAAAATTTGACAGAAATTGTTCTGGTTTCAGGAAGTGTAAATTTATTTTCAGGAAAATACGATGAATCAAGGGAAAATATTATTTGTTTACAACCGGGAGAAAAAGCAAGTTATATAGTTAACCAGGATCGGATTTCCATCGAAAATGTGGATGTAGACAAATACATATCCTGGAAGGATGGTATTTTAATGTTCAGAAATGATCCGATGCCACAGGTTGTAAGAAGATTAAACCGTTGGTTTAACGTAGATATCAAACTGACTGGAAATGATTTAACAAACTATGTTTACACCGGAACATTTGAAGATGAATCGTTAAATCAAATTCTCGATTTATTAAAAATATCTGCCCCGATTGAATACAAAATCATAAAAAGACATAAGAAAAATGATCAAACCTTTAGCAAAATGGAAATTGAAATAATTCAAAAATAA
- a CDS encoding TonB-dependent receptor, whose product MKKICGNHWPDLKNLWVSKTFRSMRLTFFVLLLATAQSLAFNSYSQVTKLNLNMENTTVQEVLSNIEDQSEFYFLYNSKIVEVDREVSISLKNKKIDEVLDILFDETNIRYTIVDRQIVLSAGDANSKGNAPQEKEISGKVTDNSNMPLPGVTVMVKGTTQGTVTNADGVYSVNNVPQGATLVFSFVGMEAQEIVVENQTAINVTLQVSSIGIEEVVAIGYGTERRVNVIGSVSQVTSETLENRPVSSLSNAITGQMSGVTVIQRSGKPGFNDGEIRVRGVGSFGATPSALILVDGIPGSMDEINPNDIESISVLKDASSAAIYGARSANGVILITTKKGKEGKISVSYNGYYGVSKATEFPDFATSWEYAEMFNIANGTETYSAEDIAKYKSQSDPDNYPNTDFLNETFSRNGVQTGHDISITGGQKSNRYFLSVGYLNEQGLVIHNDYERYNFRLNLESDLGEKLKLTTRVAGSTEEANEPTTTANKNTSGVEGIIQTAVRYPAVYLGQASNGDFGIGPESGGTPVSWLASKGYYTRPTTKASVNGRLDWTPVNELILSAVGGYNFTLNESRHYRASQVLNADVTLPLATLDQYKNNVVFKTMQFFAEYSKEIKGHYLKALAGYSFEDQKSENFSGSRINFPSNDYTVMSMGGVDNQEVYGNDIEWAIQSLFGRFKYHYNHKYLFEATVRHDGSSRFPENQKYGTFPSLAVGWRVTEENFFKEAAPWVSNLKLKASWGILGNQNIGNYPYQSTLATGRNYPFGSSIANGAAYRTYKDPTIHWETTETKDFGFESGFFDNKLTLNVTYFDRFTYDILYKPSSSVSSILGVGISETNTGEVKNTGWEFELGHNNTLGQFNYQINGNFSIINNEVATLGLGNVEQPNGLIGNGSNLFIGYPMQMYYGYKSDGVFISDEDITEWADQSKVTPNPEPGDIRYKDISGPDGVPDGVVDATYDRTFIGSRIPKYTFSLNLAAQYKQFDFSAFLQGVAGVKGRLEYYVGYAFMNLGSIQQWQMDGRFDPENPVQYPDYPRLEIITNSGTPNTVLSDFWTIDASYLRIKNLQVGYTLPSRILEASRIDNLRVYFSAENLYSFNNYRQGWDPEINTNGSFYPILATFTLGVNVKF is encoded by the coding sequence ATGAAAAAAATTTGTGGTAACCATTGGCCCGATTTAAAAAATCTTTGGGTCAGCAAAACATTTAGAAGTATGAGGCTTACTTTTTTTGTCCTGCTGCTTGCAACTGCACAAAGTTTAGCTTTTAACAGTTATTCTCAGGTAACAAAACTAAACCTTAACATGGAAAATACTACGGTACAGGAGGTACTTTCCAACATTGAGGACCAATCGGAATTTTATTTTCTGTACAACAGTAAAATTGTAGAGGTCGACCGTGAAGTGAGTATTAGTCTTAAAAACAAAAAGATTGACGAAGTTTTGGACATTCTTTTTGATGAAACAAACATTAGGTACACTATTGTAGACCGACAAATCGTACTTTCTGCAGGTGATGCCAATTCAAAAGGAAATGCTCCCCAGGAAAAAGAAATCAGCGGGAAAGTAACAGATAATTCAAACATGCCTCTTCCCGGTGTAACAGTAATGGTTAAAGGAACCACCCAGGGAACCGTTACAAATGCCGATGGGGTGTATTCAGTAAACAATGTACCTCAGGGAGCGACCCTGGTTTTTTCTTTTGTGGGTATGGAAGCCCAGGAAATAGTTGTTGAGAACCAAACAGCGATCAACGTTACCTTGCAGGTGAGTTCAATTGGTATTGAAGAGGTGGTAGCCATTGGTTATGGCACAGAACGAAGGGTAAATGTAATTGGCTCAGTTTCACAGGTCACTTCTGAAACTCTGGAAAACCGTCCGGTATCAAGTTTGTCCAACGCCATTACAGGGCAAATGTCGGGGGTAACGGTTATCCAACGTTCCGGGAAGCCAGGTTTTAACGATGGAGAAATAAGGGTTCGTGGTGTAGGCTCCTTTGGTGCAACACCTTCAGCATTAATTTTAGTTGACGGTATTCCGGGTTCAATGGACGAAATCAATCCAAATGATATAGAATCAATATCTGTACTAAAAGATGCTTCATCAGCAGCCATTTATGGTGCACGCTCTGCCAACGGTGTAATTCTTATTACTACTAAAAAAGGAAAAGAGGGTAAAATCAGCGTAAGTTACAACGGATACTATGGTGTTTCAAAAGCCACCGAATTTCCTGATTTTGCTACATCCTGGGAATATGCTGAAATGTTCAATATTGCAAACGGTACTGAAACATATTCTGCGGAAGACATTGCAAAATACAAATCGCAAAGCGACCCTGACAATTACCCAAATACAGACTTTTTGAATGAAACTTTTTCAAGAAATGGCGTTCAGACCGGGCACGATATTTCAATTACCGGAGGCCAAAAGTCAAACCGATATTTTCTTTCTGTGGGATACCTGAATGAACAGGGACTGGTAATACACAACGATTACGAAAGATACAATTTCAGATTAAACCTGGAAAGCGATCTTGGAGAAAAGCTGAAATTGACTACAAGAGTAGCCGGTTCAACAGAAGAAGCAAATGAACCAACAACTACAGCGAATAAGAATACTTCAGGTGTAGAAGGTATAATACAAACCGCGGTACGTTATCCTGCAGTTTACCTGGGTCAGGCATCCAACGGCGATTTTGGGATTGGGCCGGAGAGTGGTGGAACACCGGTTTCATGGCTTGCATCAAAAGGATATTATACCCGGCCAACCACAAAAGCCAGTGTAAATGGACGCCTTGACTGGACGCCTGTTAATGAACTGATTTTAAGCGCAGTTGGTGGTTACAACTTCACACTAAATGAAAGTAGACATTACCGTGCGTCACAGGTCCTGAATGCAGATGTAACGCTTCCCTTGGCAACGCTTGACCAATATAAAAACAATGTGGTTTTCAAAACGATGCAGTTCTTCGCAGAGTATTCAAAAGAGATAAAAGGTCACTATTTAAAAGCTCTCGCCGGATATTCTTTCGAAGATCAAAAATCCGAAAATTTCAGTGGTTCAAGAATAAACTTTCCTAGCAATGACTATACCGTAATGAGTATGGGAGGAGTTGACAATCAGGAGGTTTATGGAAATGACATTGAGTGGGCTATTCAATCCCTTTTTGGTAGGTTTAAATATCACTACAATCATAAATATTTATTTGAGGCTACTGTTCGTCACGATGGTTCTTCCCGCTTCCCAGAAAATCAAAAGTACGGAACATTCCCGTCTTTAGCAGTTGGCTGGCGTGTTACCGAAGAAAATTTCTTTAAAGAAGCTGCACCATGGGTTTCAAACCTGAAATTAAAAGCTTCCTGGGGTATTCTTGGAAACCAAAATATCGGGAACTATCCCTACCAGTCAACGCTTGCAACAGGAAGAAACTATCCTTTTGGAAGCAGCATTGCCAACGGCGCGGCTTACAGAACATATAAAGATCCAACGATACACTGGGAAACAACAGAAACAAAAGATTTTGGATTTGAATCAGGCTTTTTTGACAACAAACTTACGCTTAACGTAACATATTTCGACCGTTTTACATACGATATTCTTTACAAGCCTTCATCTAGTGTCAGTTCAATATTAGGTGTTGGTATTAGTGAAACCAACACTGGTGAAGTAAAAAATACCGGATGGGAGTTTGAACTGGGACACAATAATACACTTGGACAGTTCAACTACCAGATAAACGGAAATTTCTCAATAATAAATAACGAAGTTGCAACGCTTGGCTTAGGCAATGTTGAACAACCCAACGGCTTAATTGGAAACGGAAGCAACCTTTTTATCGGATATCCGATGCAAATGTATTACGGATACAAGTCTGATGGTGTATTTATATCAGATGAAGATATTACGGAATGGGCTGACCAATCAAAAGTTACACCAAATCCGGAGCCTGGCGACATTCGTTACAAAGATATTAGTGGCCCCGACGGAGTACCGGATGGGGTGGTTGATGCAACCTACGACAGGACGTTTATAGGTTCCAGAATTCCTAAATATACCTTTTCGCTTAATTTGGCAGCTCAATATAAACAGTTTGATTTTTCTGCATTCCTGCAAGGAGTTGCAGGTGTAAAAGGACGTTTGGAATATTATGTAGGTTATGCTTTTATGAATCTCGGCTCCATTCAGCAATGGCAAATGGATGGCAGGTTTGACCCGGAAAATCCGGTACAATATCCGGATTATCCAAGATTGGAAATCATAACAAACAGTGGAACGCCAAATACCGTTCTTTCTGATTTCTGGACAATAGATGCCTCGTATTTAAGAATAAAAAATTTACAGGTAGGATATACATTGCCATCACGTATACTTGAAGCATCACGTATCGACAACCTCAGAGTATACTTTAGTGCCGAAAATTTATATTCTTTCAACAATTATCGTCAGGGTTGGGATCCGGAAATTAATACCAACGGTAGTTTTTATCCCATTTTGGCCACTTTTACTCTGGGTGTAAATGTTAAATTTTAA
- a CDS encoding RagB/SusD family nutrient uptake outer membrane protein: MKTYKRIKNTLTSFLLISILVGISSCSDELEQYPKDQFDKENFWTNEANAMIGLAGVYRGNINYGTQVNPSDWWTYCGLVFFEHATDNAFDRRGKNANQNRLTNGTLLANNAVIRTYWEGSYIRIAIANDFLENIGRVEMDETTKSRMIAEARFIRACQYFYLSQFWGSVPLVKNTLTPDEANIVTKNPKSEIINFVITEFSEAAADLPRYKDMTASEFGRASKQAALAFLGRIYLSEGRYSDAATTYKQIIDFGDNIIDPDYASIFNTTNETSAENIFCVQYYEGLAGNALPQHALPANKGGWHIVNPLESLASQYDFTDGTPFSYDDPRFNSHNMAENRDPRFAATFLYDGCIFGGNVYDCHPDHSSSVDQLTYSKQATRTGYGLRKFFDENFSGDLRTGYGGNLPIIRYAEVLLSYLEAELEAGNPITQDLLDMTINKTRGRESVQMPAITETNPELLRPMLRKERRIELALEGVRYWDLLRWGILGETMQGDFWGASFPDAENTGKVEDPTGHSRWWVDNKAFRIGEDEVWPIPESETNINPGLLD; the protein is encoded by the coding sequence ATGAAAACATATAAAAGAATTAAAAATACACTTACGAGCTTTTTACTTATTTCAATATTGGTAGGAATAAGCTCATGCAGCGACGAGCTGGAACAGTATCCTAAGGACCAGTTTGACAAAGAAAACTTTTGGACAAACGAAGCCAATGCCATGATTGGGCTGGCCGGTGTTTACAGAGGGAATATAAACTATGGAACACAGGTAAATCCAAGCGATTGGTGGACCTATTGCGGACTGGTATTTTTTGAACATGCAACAGACAATGCTTTTGACAGAAGGGGTAAAAACGCCAACCAAAACCGTTTAACCAACGGAACATTACTGGCAAATAATGCTGTTATCAGAACCTATTGGGAAGGTTCATATATCCGAATTGCCATAGCCAACGATTTTCTGGAAAATATCGGTCGTGTTGAAATGGATGAAACCACTAAAAGCAGAATGATTGCCGAAGCCAGATTTATCCGTGCATGCCAGTATTTTTACCTTTCTCAGTTTTGGGGTTCCGTCCCACTGGTAAAAAATACCTTAACACCTGACGAAGCAAATATCGTGACAAAAAACCCGAAATCTGAAATTATAAATTTTGTAATTACCGAATTTAGCGAAGCTGCTGCAGATCTTCCTCGCTACAAAGATATGACAGCATCTGAATTTGGCAGAGCATCAAAGCAAGCTGCATTGGCATTTTTAGGAAGAATATATCTTTCAGAAGGTAGATATTCTGATGCAGCCACAACTTACAAGCAAATAATCGATTTTGGCGATAATATTATTGATCCGGACTATGCAAGTATTTTTAACACGACAAATGAAACCAGTGCTGAAAATATTTTTTGTGTTCAGTATTATGAAGGATTGGCCGGAAACGCCTTACCACAACATGCACTTCCTGCAAATAAAGGTGGATGGCACATTGTAAATCCATTGGAGAGTTTGGCCAGCCAGTACGACTTTACCGACGGAACTCCGTTCTCGTATGATGATCCACGTTTTAATTCGCATAATATGGCAGAAAATCGTGATCCTCGTTTTGCCGCTACTTTCCTTTACGACGGTTGTATTTTTGGAGGAAATGTATATGATTGCCACCCGGATCACAGTTCCTCAGTAGACCAGCTGACTTACTCAAAACAGGCAACAAGGACGGGCTATGGGTTACGCAAATTTTTCGATGAAAATTTTTCCGGAGATTTAAGAACCGGTTATGGAGGTAACCTGCCTATAATTCGTTATGCTGAAGTTTTACTAAGCTACCTTGAAGCAGAACTCGAGGCAGGAAACCCAATTACACAGGATTTACTGGATATGACCATTAACAAAACCCGAGGCAGGGAATCGGTACAAATGCCCGCAATAACAGAAACAAACCCGGAACTGCTTCGCCCGATGCTTAGAAAAGAAAGAAGAATAGAACTGGCACTTGAAGGAGTTCGCTACTGGGATCTCCTCCGTTGGGGCATACTAGGCGAAACCATGCAAGGCGACTTCTGGGGAGCTTCATTTCCCGATGCCGAAAATACTGGTAAAGTGGAAGATCCTACCGGACATAGCAGGTGGTGGGTAGATAATAAAGCATTCAGAATTGGAGAAGACGAAGTTTGGCCAATCCCGGAGTCTGAAACCAATATCAACCCGGGATTACTGGACTAG
- a CDS encoding glycoside hydrolase family 27 protein encodes MKKIVFFILIILSHQAFSQNEKLLAPTPPMGWNSWNWFGKYGINEDVIRECIDAVVEEGLLDAGYEYFVIDGGWRDVKLTEKGELLPHPDRFPHGIKVLADYAHSRGLKFGLHTVPGTHDCGGDAVGGFGNEEVQIQQFVDWGLDFIKLDKCKHADGWNEELLKQTYKKWQNLLAKSGRDIVLSISAYTWRDWYPEVGQMARTTGDIKARVSKGAVFDGIPLSVMVVSQTNNESAQFAGNGYWNDPDMLATGEQGLTIDEQKVHFALWCIMSSPLILGNDPRNMTPEEKEIITNEIAIAVNQDPTEQGRRIQKEGNAEVWVKKLKDGKRAVLLLNRDAEKTGKIEISLEKLELSGKVKVLDIYNGKRRGKESKLISEEVKPLSGVFLLVG; translated from the coding sequence ATGAAAAAAATCGTTTTTTTTATTCTTATCATTTTGAGTCATCAGGCATTTTCACAGAATGAAAAATTGCTTGCACCAACTCCCCCTATGGGATGGAACAGTTGGAACTGGTTTGGTAAATATGGCATCAACGAAGATGTAATCAGAGAATGTATAGATGCCGTTGTTGAAGAAGGTTTATTGGACGCAGGATACGAGTATTTTGTAATCGATGGCGGATGGAGAGATGTAAAACTTACCGAAAAGGGGGAGCTTTTGCCGCATCCCGACAGGTTTCCACACGGAATAAAAGTTTTAGCCGATTATGCCCATTCAAGAGGGTTAAAATTTGGGCTGCACACTGTTCCAGGCACACACGACTGTGGCGGCGATGCAGTGGGAGGTTTTGGAAATGAAGAAGTTCAAATCCAGCAATTTGTTGACTGGGGTTTAGACTTTATCAAACTCGACAAATGTAAACATGCCGATGGGTGGAACGAAGAACTTTTGAAACAAACCTATAAGAAGTGGCAAAATCTTCTGGCAAAATCAGGCAGAGACATCGTTTTAAGTATCAGTGCTTATACGTGGCGCGACTGGTATCCCGAAGTTGGTCAGATGGCCCGGACTACCGGCGACATTAAAGCCCGTGTTTCAAAAGGAGCTGTTTTCGATGGTATTCCGTTAAGTGTGATGGTTGTTTCACAAACAAATAATGAATCAGCTCAATTTGCCGGAAATGGCTACTGGAATGACCCCGATATGTTGGCTACAGGAGAACAAGGATTAACAATTGATGAACAAAAAGTACACTTTGCTCTGTGGTGTATTATGTCTTCTCCGTTAATACTTGGAAACGATCCCCGAAATATGACACCGGAAGAAAAAGAGATCATTACAAACGAAATTGCCATTGCTGTCAATCAGGATCCGACAGAACAAGGCCGGCGAATTCAAAAAGAAGGGAATGCAGAAGTTTGGGTAAAAAAACTAAAGGATGGAAAAAGAGCCGTTCTTTTACTTAATCGTGATGCGGAAAAAACCGGAAAAATTGAAATATCTCTTGAAAAACTTGAGTTAAGTGGAAAGGTAAAAGTTCTTGATATTTACAATGGAAAAAGGCGGGGAAAAGAATCAAAATTAATTTCAGAAGAAGTTAAGCCCCTGTCAGGCGTATTCCTTCTTGTTGGTTAA
- a CDS encoding sulfatase family protein has translation MKMRVITKSYKVFSIFIVLLALGVFGCQNSSKKEQNEPEKLPNIVIIYMDDLGYGDVGAYGATEIHTPNMDKLANGGVRFTTGYASSATCSPSRYALLTGQYPWRNENAKILPGTAPLLIGTEQLTIPKMLKEKGYYTGVVGKWHLGLGSGNVDWNETIAPGPNQVGFDYSYIMAATQDRVPTVYIEDGNVVGLEEDDPIQVNYQKNFEGEPTGKDNPELLKMKWHHGHNNSIVNGIPRIGFMKGGEKAKWIDEDMADTFLEKAKQYVQQHKDGPFFLYYALQQPHVPRTPNERFVGLSGMGPRGDAIVEADWCIGEFIQTLQSEGILDNTLIIFSSDNGPVLNDGYYDDAVEKLGNHTPWGPLRGGKYSLFEAGTRVPFVVYWNGKVTPGVSDAMVSQIDILSSLAELVGSDNKTEDSKNLLDVFMGKSEEGREELVLEATSRTALRKGNWAMIPPYEGPAKNNSVNIELGNSSEFQLYDLSSDIGEQKNQAKENPEKLQEMVETFKQIRGADFKNIQQLELK, from the coding sequence ATGAAAATGAGAGTCATAACCAAATCCTACAAAGTGTTTTCAATTTTTATCGTTTTACTGGCACTTGGTGTTTTCGGTTGCCAGAACAGTTCAAAAAAAGAACAAAACGAGCCGGAAAAATTGCCTAATATCGTTATTATTTACATGGATGATCTTGGGTATGGTGATGTTGGCGCTTATGGCGCAACCGAAATTCACACACCCAATATGGATAAACTGGCGAATGGTGGAGTGCGGTTTACCACCGGTTATGCCTCATCGGCAACCTGCAGCCCCAGCAGGTATGCACTGTTAACCGGGCAATATCCTTGGCGAAATGAAAATGCCAAAATCCTTCCCGGAACAGCTCCTCTTCTCATAGGTACCGAACAATTGACAATTCCGAAAATGCTAAAAGAAAAAGGCTATTACACCGGAGTTGTTGGGAAATGGCATTTGGGTTTGGGAAGTGGGAATGTGGACTGGAACGAAACCATTGCCCCCGGACCCAACCAGGTTGGTTTTGATTACTCATATATAATGGCTGCCACACAAGACAGGGTTCCAACGGTATATATTGAAGATGGCAATGTGGTTGGACTGGAGGAAGATGATCCAATCCAGGTTAACTACCAGAAAAACTTTGAAGGAGAACCTACCGGAAAAGATAACCCGGAACTTCTTAAAATGAAATGGCATCATGGTCACAACAACAGCATAGTAAACGGAATTCCAAGAATCGGTTTTATGAAAGGGGGAGAAAAAGCGAAATGGATCGATGAAGATATGGCCGATACTTTTCTTGAAAAAGCAAAACAATACGTTCAGCAACATAAAGATGGCCCGTTTTTTCTCTATTACGCGCTTCAGCAACCTCATGTACCAAGAACTCCGAACGAAAGATTTGTTGGTTTATCGGGCATGGGGCCACGAGGAGATGCAATTGTGGAAGCCGACTGGTGTATTGGTGAATTTATCCAAACACTTCAGAGCGAAGGAATCCTTGATAACACACTTATTATTTTTTCAAGCGACAACGGCCCGGTTCTGAATGACGGGTATTATGATGATGCAGTTGAGAAATTAGGAAATCATACTCCATGGGGACCTCTGCGTGGAGGCAAATACAGTTTGTTTGAAGCTGGAACAAGAGTTCCGTTTGTTGTATACTGGAATGGTAAAGTTACACCCGGCGTTTCAGACGCAATGGTAAGCCAGATTGATATTCTGTCGTCGCTGGCTGAACTGGTTGGTAGCGATAACAAAACCGAAGACAGTAAAAATTTACTCGATGTGTTTATGGGCAAATCTGAAGAAGGGCGTGAGGAGTTGGTTTTGGAAGCTACTTCAAGAACAGCTTTGCGCAAAGGAAACTGGGCAATGATTCCACCGTACGAAGGCCCTGCAAAAAACAATTCAGTGAATATTGAGCTGGGTAACTCATCTGAATTTCAATTGTACGACCTTTCCAGCGACATTGGTGAGCAGAAAAACCAGGCAAAAGAAAACCCTGAGAAATTACAGGAAATGGTTGAAACATTTAAACAAATCAGGGGAGCTGATTTTAAAAATATTCAACAACTGGAATTGAAATAA
- a CDS encoding sulfatase has translation MRAFTKIFHFTPSLLILFFLFSCNRTPEKSESKPNIILINIDDMGWRDVGFMGSEYYETPNIDALAASGMIFTNAYASASNCAPSRACMMSGQWTPRHGIYTVASSERGKSSDRKLIPVVNNAYMPEDNLLFPRLLQQAGYKTCHAGKWHLSDNPINFGFDINIGGSHAGNPGSYYPPYKNVPSLEAPKDDYYLSDLIMDKTLEFIKNTDTPFFLYYASYAVHTPIQPATELLPKYKNKAEWNGQNNEEYATMVENIDAQIGRLISELKNSDKLKNTFILFTSDNGGHYGITKQWPLRSGKGSYYEGGIREPLFMSWFGKVKPGSKSDAPVTNLDFYPTILDVAGIVKPENKILDGKSLLPVLTQNKTPEERPLFWHFPIYLEAYVKNDTTTQDPLFRTRPGSAVRLGNWKLIQYFENNDVELYDLENDISEKNNLAESNPAKRDELFKLLKDWRNEINAPVPEELNPEYKSASN, from the coding sequence ATGAGAGCGTTTACAAAAATATTTCATTTTACTCCAAGCCTTCTGATTTTATTTTTTCTGTTTAGTTGTAATAGAACGCCGGAAAAGTCTGAATCAAAACCCAACATCATTTTAATAAATATTGATGATATGGGTTGGCGAGATGTAGGTTTTATGGGCTCGGAATACTATGAAACCCCAAATATCGATGCGCTGGCAGCCAGTGGAATGATTTTCACAAATGCTTATGCCTCAGCATCTAACTGTGCTCCAAGCCGTGCCTGTATGATGAGTGGCCAGTGGACCCCGAGACACGGTATATACACCGTTGCAAGTTCGGAAAGAGGAAAAAGCAGCGACCGAAAATTAATTCCGGTCGTTAACAACGCATACATGCCGGAAGACAATTTACTCTTCCCCCGGCTTTTGCAACAAGCGGGATACAAAACCTGTCATGCCGGGAAATGGCACCTTTCAGACAATCCAATTAACTTCGGGTTTGATATAAATATTGGAGGCAGCCATGCAGGTAATCCGGGAAGTTACTATCCACCCTATAAAAATGTTCCTTCACTGGAAGCACCAAAGGACGATTATTATCTTTCTGATTTAATAATGGATAAAACCCTCGAATTCATAAAAAATACAGATACACCTTTCTTTCTGTACTATGCATCGTATGCCGTGCACACACCGATTCAGCCTGCTACTGAATTACTTCCCAAGTATAAAAACAAAGCGGAATGGAACGGACAAAACAATGAGGAATATGCTACAATGGTTGAGAATATCGATGCTCAAATCGGGAGATTAATCAGTGAACTTAAAAATTCAGATAAACTAAAAAATACATTTATTCTTTTTACTTCCGATAATGGAGGACACTACGGAATTACCAAACAATGGCCTTTGCGCTCAGGAAAAGGTTCTTACTACGAAGGGGGAATCAGGGAACCCCTGTTTATGAGCTGGTTTGGCAAAGTTAAACCGGGCAGTAAATCGGATGCTCCGGTAACAAACCTCGATTTTTATCCTACAATCCTGGATGTTGCGGGGATTGTAAAACCCGAAAACAAAATCCTTGATGGGAAAAGTCTCCTGCCTGTTTTAACCCAAAACAAGACACCGGAAGAACGACCACTTTTCTGGCATTTCCCGATTTATCTTGAAGCGTATGTCAAAAACGATACAACAACCCAGGATCCGCTCTTCCGCACCCGACCGGGATCTGCTGTTCGTTTAGGCAACTGGAAACTTATTCAGTATTTTGAAAACAACGACGTTGAATTATATGATCTCGAAAATGATATCAGTGAAAAAAATAATCTGGCGGAATCAAATCCTGCCAAAAGAGATGAATTGTTTAAGCTGCTAAAAGACTGGCGAAACGAGATAAATGCACCCGTTCCGGAAGAGTTAAATCCGGAATATAAATCCGCGAGCAACTAA